The Entelurus aequoreus isolate RoL-2023_Sb linkage group LG23, RoL_Eaeq_v1.1, whole genome shotgun sequence genome has a window encoding:
- the LOC133640414 gene encoding BTB/POZ domain-containing protein 6-B-like — translation MPTADCRLLHHGRIMRCLTCLLLLPDTLRKSKKLGGLPGRLPLSYDVPSGKKHKKMAAELCPAGNGNLASGTTVADAEKTKEAPVDQAAGGGGGAGGDDGGGAAATSPSSQQNISNNNTAEPRSWQSSHPTLRERNALMFNNELMADVHFIVGPPGGSQRVPAHKYVLAVGSSVFCAMFYGDLAEEESAIHIPDVEPAAFLILLKYMYSDEMELEADTVLATLYAAKKYIVPALARACVNFLETSLEAKNACVLLSQSRLFEEPDLTQRCWEVIDAQAELALRSEGFCEIDLQTLEIILRRETLNTKEAVVFEAVMSWAAAECQRQGLGPTTRNKRQALGKALFMVRIPTMSLEEFADGAAQSDILTLEETHNMFLWYTAANKPKVDFPLTAREGLAAQRCHRFQSSAYRSNQWRYRGRCDSIQFAVDKRIFIAGLGLYGSSGGKAEYSARIELKRQGLILAQNLTKFVSDGSSSTFPVWFEHPVQVEQDAFYTVSAVLDGNELSYFGQEGMTEVQCGRVTFQFQCSSDSTNGTGVQGGQIPELVFYA, via the exons ATGCCCACGGCAGACTGCAGGCTGCTCCATCATGGCCGGATCATGAGGTGCCTGACCTGCCTCCTCCTGCTGCCAGACACCCTGAGAAAGTCCAAGAAGCTCGGCGGGCTCCCGGGCAGGCTGCCGCTGTCTTACGACGTCCCGAGCGGCAAGAAGCACAAGAAGATGGCCGCGGAGCTTTGTCCCGCCGGCAACGGCAACCTGGCCAGCGGCACCACGGTGGCGGACGCCGAGAAGACCAAGGAGGCGCCGGTCGACCAGGCCGCCGGCGGAGGCGGTGGCGCCGGCGGGGACGACGGCGGAGGCGCGGCGGCCACCAGCCCGAGCAGCCAGCAGAACATCAGCAACAACAACACCGCGGAACCCAGAAGCTGGCAGTCCAGCCACCCCACGCTGAGGGAGAG GAACGCCTTGATGTTTAACAACGAGCTGATGGCGGATGTCCACTTCATCGTGGGGCCCCCAGGAGGGTCACAGAGGGTTCCAGCACACAAG TACGTGCTGGCCGTGGGAAGCTCCGTCTTCTGCGCCATGTTTTACGGCGATCTGGCGGAGGAGGAGTCTGCAATCCACATCCCAGATGTGGAGCCCGCTGCTTTTCTAATTCTGCTCAA GTACATGTACAGCGACGAGATGGAGCTGGAGGCGGACACGGTGCTGGCCACCCTGTACGCCGCCAAGAAGTACATCGTCCCGGCACTGGCCAGAGCCTGCGTCAACTTCCTGGAGACGAGCCTGGAGGCCAAGAACGCATGCGTCCTGCTCTCGCAGAGCCGCCTGTTCGAGGAGCCCGACTTGACGCAGCGCTGCTGGGAGGTGATCGACGCCCAGGCTGAGCTGGCGCTGCGATCCGAGGGCTTCTGCGAGATCGACCTGCAGACGCTGGAGATCATCCTGCGGCGGGAGACGCTCAACACCAAGGAGGCCGTGGTGTTTGAGGCAGTCATGAGCTGGGCCGCTGCCGAGTGCCAGAGACAGGGGCTGGGGCCCACCACCCGCAATAAGCGGCAGGCGTTGGGGAAGGCGTTGTTCATGGTACGCATACCCACCATGAGCCTGGAGGAGTTTGCAGACGGGGCGGCCCAGTCTGACATCCTCACTCTGGAGGAGACGCACAACATGTTCCTGTGGTACACGGCCGCCAACAAGCCCAAAGTGGACTTCCCCCTGACCGCCAGGGAGGGTCTGGCGGCACAGAGGTGCCACCGCTTTCAGTCTTCAGCCTACCGGAGCAACCAGTGGCGGTACCGCGGCCGCTGCGACAGCATCCAGTTCGCTGTGGACAAACGAATCTTTATCGCCGGGTTGGGACTGTACGGCTCGAGCGGCGGCAAGGCCGAGTACAGCGCCCGAATCGAACTCAAGAGGCAGGGCCTCATCCTGGCCCAGAACCTGACAAAGTTTGTGTCGGACGGATCGAGCAGCACCTTCCCGGTGTGGTTTGAGCACCCAGTGCAGGTGGAGCAGGACGCCTTCTACACGGTCAGCGCCGTGCTGGACGGCAACGAGCTGAGCTACTTTGGCCAGGAAGGAATGACGGAGGTGCAGTGCGGGAGAGTGACCTTTCAGTTCCAGTGCTCCTCGGACAGCACTAACGGCACCGGAGTGCAGGGAGGGCAGATCCCTGAGCTGGTCTTCTATGCCTGA